Proteins encoded by one window of bacterium:
- a CDS encoding nucleotidyltransferase domain-containing protein: protein MRSIVEKRSYGSVTVFWLDRAEALRRLREAAGKAITARPEVLAIHLFGSLAEGRAVPGSDADLLILLERSDRRWLDRPLDYSSYFEGLGLPVELLCYTVEEAEANPVARRAMERGLLLAERPD, encoded by the coding sequence ATGCGCTCCATTGTGGAGAAGCGATCCTACGGTTCTGTCACGGTCTTCTGGCTGGATAGGGCCGAGGCGCTGCGGCGGCTGCGCGAGGCGGCCGGCAAGGCCATCACCGCTCGTCCCGAGGTGCTGGCGATCCACCTGTTCGGCTCCCTTGCCGAGGGCCGGGCCGTGCCCGGAAGCGACGCCGACCTCCTGATCCTGCTCGAGCGATCCGACCGGCGGTGGCTGGACCGTCCGCTCGACTACTCGTCGTACTTCGAGGGCCTGGGGCTGCCGGTTGAGTTGCTCTGCTACACGGTGGAAGAGGCCGAGGCGAATCCCGTGGCCAGGCGCGCGATGGAGCGAGGGCTGCTGCTGGCCGAGCGCCCGGATTGA
- a CDS encoding glycosyltransferase family 2 protein translates to MLSESTVRLDVVIPVYNEEAKIEACLAALVPFLDARYPGAYHVVVADNGSTDRTAEVAEGLSARWPQVRCLCIPEKGRGRALRAAWLASEVQVVAYMDVDLSTDLTALPPLVEPLLEGRAHVATGTRLHPGSSIERSPLREVLSRGYNLMIRLLFPRRRFSDAQCGFKALSQQAAQQLVPLVRDNAWFFDTELLLRAEQFGYRIHEVPVVWIEGRDSRVRIARTAWEDVKGLLRVRFTRAGGDARLRGPRA, encoded by the coding sequence TTGCTTTCCGAGAGCACGGTTCGCCTCGACGTCGTCATCCCTGTCTACAACGAGGAGGCCAAGATCGAGGCCTGCCTGGCGGCGCTGGTGCCATTTCTCGACGCCCGCTATCCCGGCGCGTACCACGTGGTGGTGGCCGATAACGGCTCCACCGACCGGACCGCCGAGGTCGCTGAAGGCCTCTCCGCGCGGTGGCCCCAGGTGCGGTGCCTCTGCATCCCGGAGAAGGGGCGCGGTCGCGCCCTGCGCGCGGCATGGCTGGCATCCGAGGTGCAGGTCGTGGCCTACATGGATGTGGACCTCTCCACCGACCTGACCGCGCTCCCGCCCCTGGTCGAGCCACTGCTGGAGGGCCGCGCCCATGTGGCCACCGGGACGCGGCTGCATCCCGGGAGCAGCATCGAGCGGAGCCCCCTGCGCGAGGTGCTCTCCCGCGGCTACAACCTGATGATCCGCCTGCTGTTCCCACGGCGCCGGTTCTCCGATGCCCAGTGCGGGTTCAAGGCGCTCAGCCAGCAGGCGGCGCAGCAACTAGTCCCCTTGGTTCGGGACAACGCCTGGTTCTTCGACACCGAGCTGCTGTTGCGTGCAGAGCAGTTCGGCTATCGTATCCACGAGGTGCCGGTTGTCTGGATAGAAGGTCGTGACAGCCGGGTCCGGATCGCTCGCACGGCCTGGGAGGACGTCAAGGGGCTTCTGCGCGTGCGGTTCACCCGGGCCGGCGGCGATGCGCGACTGCGCGGTCCGCGCGCTTGA
- the rplM gene encoding 50S ribosomal protein L13, which yields MKTVIPTAAEIDRRWHLIDADGRVLGRLATRVATLLRGKHKPTFTPHIDVGDFVVVVNAAGVRLTGRKLQQKRQYRHSGYPGGLKEITYEVLMKTRPERAITEAVRGMLPKTRQGRQLIKKLKVYRGPQHRQQAQKPAPLAW from the coding sequence ATGAAGACCGTCATCCCGACCGCTGCCGAGATTGACCGCCGTTGGCACCTGATAGATGCCGACGGTAGGGTGCTGGGCCGGCTGGCCACGCGCGTCGCTACGCTGCTGCGCGGTAAGCACAAGCCCACATTCACGCCGCATATTGACGTCGGCGACTTCGTCGTGGTTGTGAACGCCGCAGGCGTGCGCCTGACCGGGCGCAAGCTGCAGCAGAAGCGTCAGTACCGGCACTCGGGCTATCCGGGCGGCCTCAAGGAGATTACCTACGAGGTACTGATGAAGACGCGTCCCGAGCGGGCGATCACCGAGGCGGTCCGCGGGATGCTGCCCAAGACCCGGCAGGGGCGCCAACTGATCAAGAAGCTCAAGGTCTACCGAGGCCCGCAGCACCGACAGCAGGCCCAGAAGCCGGCGCCGCTGGCCTGGTAG
- the rpsI gene encoding 30S ribosomal protein S9 gives MTSGSRKTAVARVRLIPGAGKVTINGKELNAYFPTSPLQVMVRQPLLSAKAEDRFDVIVSVAGGGFSGQAGAVRHGIARALLKADETLRPAMRQGGFLTRDPREKERKKYGLKRARKAGQYSKR, from the coding sequence ATGACGTCAGGCAGCCGGAAGACGGCGGTCGCACGGGTGCGCCTGATCCCCGGCGCAGGCAAGGTCACGATCAACGGCAAGGAGCTGAACGCCTACTTCCCGACCTCCCCGCTGCAGGTGATGGTCCGCCAGCCGCTGCTGTCGGCAAAGGCCGAGGACCGTTTCGACGTGATCGTGAGCGTGGCCGGTGGCGGTTTCTCCGGGCAGGCCGGGGCGGTACGCCACGGCATAGCACGGGCACTGCTGAAGGCGGACGAGACGCTGCGCCCGGCGATGCGTCAGGGAGGGTTCCTGACGCGGGACCCGCGCGAGAAGGAACGCAAGAAGTACGGACTCAAGCGCGCGCGCAAGGCCGGTCAGTACAGCAAGCGCTAG
- the cdaA gene encoding diadenylate cyclase CdaA gives MPIRALDLLDIAIVTALIYQVLWLVRGTRAVQLSTGLAVLFVVYTASRLLKLNTLQWVLSYLGVVIPIAVLVIFQPELRRMLEQLGRGGVFVSGLGPGLGREETIRLVNDVARACRVLASRKTGALIVLERRTGLNDVIESGIKIDGLASVQLLITTFFHNTPLHDGAVVIRGNRLMAAGCLLPLSESPLLSRTMGTRHRAAVGISEVTDAVAVVVSEETGLISLARSGALSPPLSEEELKVTLLGLLAHGGPRGPALWPWRRTQADS, from the coding sequence ATGCCGATACGAGCCCTGGACCTGCTGGACATCGCCATCGTGACGGCGCTGATCTATCAGGTCCTTTGGCTCGTGCGCGGGACGCGGGCGGTGCAGCTCTCGACCGGGCTGGCGGTGCTCTTCGTGGTCTACACCGCCAGCAGGCTCCTCAAGCTGAACACGCTGCAGTGGGTGCTTTCCTACCTGGGCGTGGTCATCCCGATCGCCGTTCTCGTGATCTTCCAACCGGAGTTGCGGCGCATGCTGGAGCAGCTCGGCCGCGGCGGGGTGTTCGTTTCGGGGCTGGGCCCGGGGTTGGGACGCGAGGAGACGATCCGGCTCGTGAACGACGTGGCGAGGGCGTGCCGCGTTCTGGCGAGCCGCAAGACGGGCGCGCTGATCGTACTGGAGAGGCGCACGGGTCTCAACGACGTCATCGAGTCGGGAATCAAGATTGACGGGCTGGCGTCGGTGCAGTTGTTGATCACGACGTTCTTTCACAACACGCCGCTACACGACGGGGCCGTCGTGATCCGCGGTAACCGGCTGATGGCGGCCGGCTGCCTGCTCCCCCTCAGCGAGAGCCCGCTCCTCAGTCGGACCATGGGTACCAGGCACCGCGCGGCTGTGGGGATCAGCGAGGTCACCGATGCCGTGGCGGTGGTCGTTTCCGAAGAGACCGGCTTGATCTCGTTGGCGCGCTCCGGCGCTTTGAGTCCCCCTCTGTCCGAAGAGGAGTTGAAGGTGACGCTCCTGGGATTGCTGGCCCATGGTGGGCCGCGCGGGCCGGCCCTGTGGCCTTGGCGCCGGACCCAGGCGGACTCGTGA
- the glmM gene encoding phosphoglucosamine mutase — protein MAQLRRLFGTDGIRGVANADLTPELAFRVGRAAGAELGGADATFVLGRDTRLSGPMLEAALAAGLCSVGVHVGLGGILTTPAVAYLTRDLGAACGVVISASHNPVEDNGIKLFGGDGFKLPDAREAAIEALLDRDDLPRPTGTAMGTIGAIPDGVDRYMRHLADLSTGGLDGMKIVVDCAFGAAVRVAPRLWEMLGADVVILHGEPDGSRINVACGSTDLGPLRQAVLACGADVGFAHDGDADRVLAVDELGEDVDGDALMGICALDRHRLGTLAGGIVVATVMSNLGLEQRLAQEGIRLERAPVGDRYVLERMVETGATLGGEQSGHLIFLDQATTGDGLVTAIALTNVMSATGRRLSELRAGIPRLPQVLVNVRVRARNGLIDAPEVEEAVAAAEARLASRGRILVRPSGTEPLVRVMVEAASHEEARAVAEEVAAVIAGRLGVPS, from the coding sequence ATGGCACAGTTGCGGCGGCTCTTTGGAACGGACGGGATCCGCGGGGTTGCCAACGCCGATCTCACTCCGGAACTGGCGTTCCGCGTGGGCCGTGCGGCCGGCGCCGAGTTGGGTGGGGCGGACGCAACGTTCGTCCTGGGCCGCGACACCCGCCTATCCGGCCCGATGCTGGAAGCCGCCCTCGCAGCCGGGCTCTGCTCCGTGGGCGTTCACGTTGGACTGGGCGGCATTCTGACCACGCCGGCGGTGGCCTACCTGACCCGCGACCTGGGCGCCGCGTGTGGCGTGGTTATCTCCGCATCGCACAACCCGGTTGAGGACAACGGCATCAAGCTCTTTGGCGGTGACGGTTTCAAGCTGCCGGACGCGCGCGAGGCCGCCATCGAAGCCCTTCTCGACCGCGACGACCTGCCCCGCCCGACCGGCACCGCCATGGGAACGATCGGGGCGATCCCGGACGGCGTGGACCGCTACATGCGTCACCTGGCCGACCTCTCCACCGGCGGGCTGGACGGGATGAAGATCGTGGTGGACTGCGCCTTTGGGGCCGCGGTGCGCGTGGCACCGCGATTGTGGGAGATGCTGGGCGCCGACGTAGTGATCCTCCACGGCGAGCCCGACGGTTCCCGGATCAACGTCGCATGTGGCTCCACAGATCTGGGTCCGTTGAGGCAGGCCGTGCTGGCTTGCGGCGCCGACGTTGGGTTCGCGCACGACGGCGACGCCGACCGTGTGCTGGCGGTGGACGAACTGGGCGAAGACGTGGACGGGGACGCGCTGATGGGTATCTGCGCGCTGGACCGCCACCGCCTGGGCACTCTGGCCGGCGGGATCGTGGTGGCCACCGTGATGAGCAACCTGGGCCTGGAGCAACGCCTGGCGCAGGAGGGGATCCGGCTGGAGCGGGCCCCGGTGGGCGACCGCTATGTGTTGGAGCGCATGGTGGAGACCGGCGCCACCCTTGGGGGCGAGCAGAGCGGGCACCTGATCTTCCTTGATCAGGCCACAACCGGGGATGGCCTGGTGACCGCGATCGCGCTGACCAATGTGATGTCCGCGACCGGGCGCCGGCTCTCCGAGCTGCGGGCGGGGATCCCGCGTCTTCCCCAAGTGCTGGTGAACGTGCGCGTGCGCGCGCGCAACGGCTTGATTGACGCGCCGGAGGTGGAGGAGGCCGTGGCTGCGGCCGAGGCCAGGCTCGCTTCGCGCGGCCGTATCCTGGTGAGGCCGTCGGGTACTGAGCCCCTGGTCCGTGTCATGGTCGAGGCCGCCAGTCACGAGGAAGCCCGTGCAGTTGCAGAAGAGGTCGCGGCGGTTATTGCCGGCCGGCTCGGCGTGCCGTCGTGA